Proteins encoded in a region of the Paucibacter sediminis genome:
- a CDS encoding malonate--CoA ligase: MKTKNANLFAALRAAFPADLDAVAIECADGEGLSYSWRDLERGTAMLANLLGSLELPPGSRVAVQTEKSVEALMLYLAVLRAGYVYLPLNTAYQAAELEYFIANAEPAVVVCTGKQFGWVSKLAFQAGVSYVFSLNEDRTGTLLDRASQMSDKHEPAAKRANELAAILYTSGTTGRSKGAMLSHGNMLSNALTLKDYWGWQADDVLIHALPIFHVHGLFVASHGALLNGSKMLWFNGKFEPKAVIARFAEATVFMGVPTLYVRMLAEAALDREACRHMRLFISGSAPLLLETFRDWQTRTGHTILERYGMSETIMLTSNPYFPDEGERVGGTVGQALPGVGVRVHSDAGELCAVDEIGNIEVKGPNVFAGYWRMPEKTKEEFTADGWFKTGDVGKQDSRGYLHIVGRSKDLIISGGYNVYPAEIEGYLNDMPGVAESAVVGVPHPDFGEGVIAVVVPKPGAQLEPAALIGELKRMIANFKVPKQLYLVNELPRNTMGKVQKNLLREQHKGLFA, translated from the coding sequence ATGAAGACCAAGAACGCGAACCTTTTTGCCGCCCTGCGCGCGGCCTTCCCCGCCGATCTCGACGCGGTGGCGATCGAATGTGCCGATGGCGAGGGGCTCAGCTACAGCTGGCGCGATCTCGAGCGCGGCACCGCCATGCTGGCGAATCTGCTCGGCTCGCTGGAGCTGCCGCCGGGCAGCCGCGTCGCGGTGCAGACCGAAAAGAGCGTCGAGGCGCTGATGCTCTACCTGGCCGTGCTGCGTGCGGGTTATGTCTATCTGCCGCTCAACACCGCCTACCAGGCCGCCGAGCTCGAGTACTTCATCGCCAACGCCGAGCCGGCGGTGGTGGTGTGCACCGGCAAGCAGTTCGGCTGGGTCAGCAAGCTGGCCTTCCAGGCCGGCGTCAGCTATGTGTTCTCGCTCAACGAGGATCGCACGGGCACCCTGCTGGACCGCGCCAGTCAGATGAGCGACAAGCACGAGCCCGCGGCCAAGCGCGCCAACGAGCTGGCCGCCATCCTCTACACCAGCGGCACCACCGGGCGCAGCAAGGGCGCCATGCTCTCGCACGGCAATATGCTCAGCAACGCGCTGACGCTGAAGGATTACTGGGGCTGGCAGGCCGACGACGTGCTGATCCATGCCCTGCCGATCTTCCATGTGCACGGCCTGTTCGTGGCCTCGCATGGCGCACTGCTGAACGGCAGCAAGATGCTGTGGTTCAACGGCAAGTTCGAGCCCAAGGCGGTGATCGCGCGCTTTGCCGAGGCCACCGTCTTCATGGGCGTGCCCACGCTCTATGTGCGCATGCTGGCCGAAGCGGCACTCGATCGAGAGGCCTGCCGGCACATGCGGCTCTTCATCAGCGGCTCGGCGCCGCTGCTGCTGGAGACCTTCCGCGACTGGCAGACCCGCACGGGCCACACCATCCTGGAGCGCTACGGCATGAGCGAGACCATCATGCTGACGTCCAATCCCTATTTCCCCGACGAGGGCGAACGCGTCGGCGGCACCGTGGGCCAGGCGCTGCCGGGCGTGGGCGTGCGCGTGCACAGCGACGCGGGTGAACTCTGCGCGGTGGACGAGATCGGCAATATCGAGGTGAAGGGCCCGAACGTGTTCGCAGGTTACTGGCGCATGCCGGAGAAGACCAAGGAGGAGTTCACCGCCGACGGCTGGTTCAAGACCGGCGACGTGGGCAAGCAGGACTCGCGCGGCTATCTGCACATCGTCGGCCGCAGCAAGGACCTCATCATCAGCGGCGGCTACAACGTCTACCCGGCCGAGATCGAGGGCTATCTGAATGACATGCCCGGCGTGGCCGAATCCGCCGTGGTGGGCGTGCCGCATCCCGACTTCGGCGAGGGCGTGATCGCCGTCGTCGTGCCCAAGCCCGGCGCGCAGCTGGAGCCGGCGGCGCTGATCGGCGAGCTTAAGCGCATGATCGCCAACTTCAAGGTGCCCAAGCAACTCTATCTGGTGAACGAACTGCCGCGCAACACCATGGGCAAGGTGCAGAAGAACCTGCTGCGCGAGCAGCACAAGGGGCTGTTCGCGTGA
- a CDS encoding substrate-binding domain-containing protein, giving the protein MITRRVLGLSALGLACLASPVWAQAGGGKEIRIAHVYSKTGPLEAYGKQTQIGFMMGLDYATQGTMTVAGKKIVVIEKDDQGKPDVGKSLLAAAYGDDKADLAVGPSSSGVALALLPVAEEYKKILLVEPAVADAITGEKWNKYIFRTGRNSSQDAIANAVALDKPGVTIATLAQDYAFGRDGVKAFKEALKTAKITHEEYLPTSTTDFTAGAQRLIDALKDKPGRKVIFIIWAGGGNPFKIADLDLKRYGIEIATGGNILPAMTAYKQFPGMEGAAYYYFGMPKNPVNEWLVANHYKQFKAPPDFFTAGGMSAAIAAVEALKKTGGDTNTNKLIKTMEGMSFETPKGKMSFRAEDHQAMQSMYHFKIKVDPAFAWGVPELVREIKPEEMNVPIRNKR; this is encoded by the coding sequence ATGATCACGCGACGAGTGTTGGGCCTTTCGGCCCTGGGTCTGGCTTGCCTGGCCAGCCCGGTATGGGCACAGGCGGGCGGCGGCAAGGAAATCCGCATCGCCCATGTCTACAGCAAGACCGGGCCGCTGGAAGCCTATGGCAAGCAGACCCAGATCGGTTTCATGATGGGCCTGGACTACGCCACCCAGGGCACCATGACGGTGGCCGGCAAGAAGATCGTGGTGATCGAGAAGGACGACCAGGGCAAGCCCGATGTGGGCAAGAGCCTGCTGGCCGCCGCCTATGGCGACGACAAGGCCGACCTGGCCGTCGGGCCCAGCTCCTCCGGCGTGGCGCTGGCGCTGCTGCCGGTGGCCGAGGAATACAAGAAGATCCTGCTGGTGGAGCCGGCCGTGGCCGACGCCATCACCGGCGAGAAGTGGAACAAGTACATCTTCCGCACCGGCCGCAACAGCTCGCAGGACGCGATCGCCAATGCGGTGGCGCTGGACAAGCCGGGCGTGACGATCGCGACGCTGGCGCAGGACTATGCCTTTGGCCGCGACGGCGTGAAGGCCTTCAAGGAGGCCCTCAAGACCGCCAAGATCACGCATGAGGAATACCTGCCCACCAGCACCACGGACTTCACCGCCGGTGCGCAGCGCCTCATCGATGCGCTCAAGGACAAGCCGGGCCGCAAGGTCATCTTCATCATCTGGGCCGGCGGCGGCAACCCCTTCAAGATCGCCGACCTGGACCTGAAGCGCTATGGCATCGAGATCGCCACCGGCGGCAACATCCTGCCGGCGATGACGGCCTACAAGCAGTTCCCCGGCATGGAGGGCGCGGCCTACTACTACTTCGGCATGCCCAAGAACCCGGTCAATGAATGGCTGGTGGCGAATCACTACAAGCAGTTCAAGGCGCCGCCCGACTTCTTCACCGCCGGCGGCATGAGTGCCGCCATCGCGGCGGTGGAAGCGCTGAAGAAGACCGGCGGCGACACCAACACCAACAAGCTCATCAAGACCATGGAGGGCATGAGCTTCGAGACGCCCAAGGGCAAGATGAGCTTCCGCGCCGAGGATCACCAGGCCATGCAGTCGATGTACCACTTCAAGATCAAGGTGGATCCGGCCTTTGCCTGGGGCGTGCCCGAGCTGGTGCGCGAGATCAAGCCGGAAGAGATGAACGTGCCGATCCGCAACAAGCGCTGA
- a CDS encoding VOC family protein yields MDKISPCLWFNGEAEAAMNFYLSVFKRSRCTNILRWGEGGHGVPGSVLLATFELEGQTFSALNGGPQYQFTPAISLFVNCDDQAEVDEVWGKLVAAGGQPVQCGWITDHFGVSWQIVPRQAMALMDDPDPARAARVFQAMMPMIKLDLADLQRAYDGG; encoded by the coding sequence ATGGACAAGATCTCCCCCTGCCTCTGGTTCAACGGCGAGGCCGAAGCCGCGATGAACTTCTATCTCTCGGTGTTCAAGCGCAGCCGCTGCACCAACATCCTGCGCTGGGGCGAGGGCGGGCACGGCGTGCCGGGCTCGGTGCTGCTGGCCACCTTCGAGCTGGAGGGCCAGACCTTCAGCGCGCTGAACGGCGGGCCGCAATACCAGTTCACGCCCGCCATCTCGCTGTTCGTCAACTGCGACGACCAGGCCGAGGTGGACGAGGTCTGGGGCAAGCTGGTGGCGGCCGGTGGCCAGCCGGTGCAATGCGGCTGGATCACCGACCACTTCGGCGTCTCCTGGCAGATCGTGCCCCGGCAGGCCATGGCCCTGATGGACGACCCCGACCCGGCCAGGGCGGCACGCGTGTTCCAGGCCATGATGCCCATGATCAAGCTGGATCTGGCAGACTTGCAGCGCGCCTACGACGGCGGCTGA
- a CDS encoding Bug family tripartite tricarboxylate transporter substrate binding protein, producing MIRITFLARLLQALGLGAVGVLGTFGPAAQAQTWPTKPVTIVVPFPAGGGTDAFARPLTAQLTKQTGRQFIIDNKGGAGGTVGATLAAKAAPDGYTFFMGAVHHAIAPAMYPKLEYRLEEDFVPVALVSSVPQVIVVNPKNVPATDLKSLLEFIRKNPAKLNYASAGNGTSHHLAGELFKLQTKTFITHIPYRGAGPALQDLIAGQVDLMFDGLGSSAAHIKNGRVKALAVASAKRAPGFPDVPTAAEGGVPTYQVATWYGLWAPKGTPKEVVASLQAELKKAYAADEIKATWTGLGAELPTLYGDAFGKFVHSETLRWAEVVKSSGAKLD from the coding sequence ATGATCAGGATCACTTTCCTTGCACGCTTGCTGCAGGCGCTGGGGCTGGGCGCTGTTGGCGTTCTTGGCACGTTCGGCCCGGCGGCGCAGGCGCAGACCTGGCCCACCAAGCCGGTCACCATCGTCGTGCCCTTCCCCGCCGGCGGCGGCACCGACGCCTTCGCGCGCCCGCTGACGGCGCAGCTGACCAAGCAGACCGGCCGCCAATTCATCATCGACAACAAGGGCGGCGCCGGCGGCACCGTCGGGGCCACCCTGGCCGCCAAGGCCGCGCCCGATGGCTACACCTTCTTCATGGGCGCGGTGCACCATGCGATCGCGCCGGCCATGTACCCCAAGCTGGAATACCGGCTGGAGGAAGATTTCGTGCCGGTGGCCCTGGTCTCCAGCGTGCCCCAGGTGATCGTGGTGAATCCCAAGAACGTGCCCGCCACCGACCTCAAGAGCCTGCTGGAATTCATCCGCAAGAACCCCGCCAAGCTCAACTACGCCAGCGCCGGCAACGGCACCTCGCACCATCTGGCCGGCGAGCTGTTCAAGCTGCAGACCAAGACCTTCATCACCCACATCCCCTACCGCGGCGCCGGCCCGGCCCTGCAGGACCTGATCGCCGGCCAGGTGGACCTGATGTTCGACGGCCTCGGCAGCTCCGCGGCCCATATCAAGAACGGCCGCGTGAAGGCGCTGGCGGTGGCCTCGGCCAAGCGCGCGCCCGGCTTCCCCGACGTGCCCACCGCGGCCGAGGGCGGCGTGCCGACCTACCAGGTGGCCACCTGGTACGGCCTGTGGGCCCCCAAGGGCACGCCCAAGGAGGTGGTGGCCAGCCTGCAGGCCGAGCTGAAGAAGGCCTATGCGGCGGACGAGATCAAGGCCACCTGGACCGGCCTCGGCGCCGAACTGCCCACCCTCTACGGCGACGCCTTCGGCAAGTTCGTGCACAGCGAAACCCTGCGCTGGGCGGAGGTGGTGAAGTCCTCTGGAGCGAAACTGGATTGA
- a CDS encoding sigma-54 interaction domain-containing protein, producing MSLNAPVATFPQDADGVLKLAAQSMFEVLAGATEGMMVVDRQHRIVWISDGYKRFLPALGFGSETEFVGRRVEEVVPNSLMGQVIDSGKPILVDLISNQSGTFLVSRLPLRDEAGAVIGGLGFVLLDHPETNMQPLMSKFGRMQSELEETRRQLAAEQSKARRPKHTIASFIGASPAALEVKRQARRAAQSQATVLLLGETGTGKELLAHAIHAASQRSHKPLVSINIAAVPDTLLEAEFFGVAPGAYTGADRKGRDGKFRLADGGTLFLDEIGDMPLPLQSKLLRVLQEQEFEPLGSNQVIKVDARVIAATSRDLQAMVARGEFRADLYYRLNVLPILVPPLRERLGDLEALVDTLMDDIARRSGMAHKMLSAGALEWLQQRPWPGNIRELRNVLEQASLMSDESVLDEASFAAYAQPGPLPLGGPAQAPSAPAAPAARTAAEPAARAAAAGETLRPLPELIAQVERDAIAQALSLTGGNRLAAARLLQISRASLYERLTRWPELGLAWKNTAIAQ from the coding sequence ATGAGCCTGAACGCGCCCGTCGCCACGTTTCCCCAGGATGCCGATGGCGTGCTGAAGCTGGCCGCGCAGTCCATGTTCGAAGTGCTGGCCGGCGCCACCGAGGGCATGATGGTGGTGGACCGCCAGCACCGCATCGTCTGGATCAGCGATGGCTACAAGCGCTTTCTGCCCGCGCTGGGTTTCGGCAGCGAGACCGAGTTCGTCGGCCGCCGCGTCGAGGAGGTGGTGCCCAACAGCCTGATGGGCCAGGTGATCGACAGTGGCAAGCCCATCCTCGTCGACCTGATCAGCAACCAGTCGGGCACTTTCCTGGTGAGCCGCCTGCCGCTGCGCGACGAGGCCGGCGCCGTCATCGGCGGCCTGGGCTTTGTGCTGCTGGACCATCCCGAGACCAATATGCAGCCGCTCATGAGCAAGTTCGGCCGCATGCAGTCGGAGCTGGAGGAAACGCGCCGCCAACTGGCCGCCGAGCAAAGCAAGGCGCGCCGGCCCAAGCACACGATCGCCAGCTTCATCGGCGCCAGCCCGGCGGCGCTGGAGGTCAAGCGCCAGGCGCGCCGCGCGGCGCAGAGCCAGGCCACCGTGCTGCTGCTGGGCGAGACCGGCACCGGCAAGGAGCTGCTGGCCCATGCCATCCATGCCGCCTCGCAGCGCAGCCACAAGCCGCTGGTGAGCATCAATATCGCCGCCGTGCCCGACACCTTGCTGGAGGCCGAGTTCTTCGGCGTGGCGCCGGGCGCCTACACCGGCGCCGACCGCAAGGGCCGCGACGGCAAGTTCCGCCTCGCCGACGGTGGCACCCTGTTCCTGGACGAGATCGGCGACATGCCGCTGCCGCTGCAGAGCAAGCTGCTGCGCGTGCTGCAGGAGCAGGAGTTCGAGCCGCTGGGCAGCAACCAGGTCATCAAGGTGGATGCGCGCGTGATTGCCGCCACCAGCCGCGACCTGCAGGCGATGGTGGCGCGCGGCGAGTTCCGCGCCGACCTGTACTACCGCCTCAATGTGCTGCCCATCCTGGTGCCGCCGCTGCGCGAGCGCCTGGGCGATCTGGAGGCCCTGGTCGACACCTTGATGGACGACATCGCGCGCCGCAGCGGCATGGCGCACAAGATGCTCAGCGCGGGCGCGCTGGAATGGCTGCAGCAGCGGCCCTGGCCCGGCAATATCCGCGAGCTGCGCAATGTGCTGGAGCAGGCCAGCCTGATGAGCGACGAGAGCGTGCTGGACGAGGCCAGCTTCGCCGCCTATGCCCAGCCCGGGCCCCTGCCGCTGGGCGGGCCGGCGCAGGCACCATCCGCGCCGGCAGCGCCCGCGGCGCGGACGGCCGCCGAGCCCGCAGCGCGCGCTGCCGCTGCCGGCGAGACCCTGCGCCCCTTGCCCGAGCTGATCGCCCAGGTGGAGCGCGACGCCATCGCGCAGGCGCTGAGCCTCACCGGTGGCAACCGCCTCGCCGCGGCCCGCCTGCTGCAGATCTCGCGGGCTTCTCTTTACGAGCGCCTGACGCGCTGGCCGGAGCTGGGGTTGGCGTGGAAAAACACCGCAATTGCCCAATAG
- a CDS encoding ABC transporter ATP-binding protein — protein MSSLLSLQGVHTHIGAYHILHGVDLEVPAGQLTMLLGRNGAGKTTTLRSIMGLWQASQGQVLFDGQPIQALATPEIAQRDIAYVPENMGIFGDLTVRENLLLAARRARSLKELDTTRLDWLFSLFPALKKFWLYPAGKLSGGQKQMLAIARALIEPRRLLLIDEPSKGLAPAIILNLIAALKELKATDTTVLLVEQNFMVAKALGDRVAVMDNGRVVHAGAMAELAADEALQQRLLGLSLAAHQ, from the coding sequence ATGAGTTCTCTGCTGAGCCTGCAAGGCGTCCATACCCATATCGGCGCGTATCACATCCTGCACGGCGTCGATCTCGAAGTGCCGGCCGGCCAGCTCACCATGCTCTTGGGCCGCAATGGCGCGGGCAAGACCACCACGCTGCGCAGCATCATGGGCCTGTGGCAGGCCAGCCAGGGTCAGGTCCTGTTCGATGGCCAGCCGATCCAGGCGCTGGCCACGCCCGAGATCGCGCAGCGCGACATCGCCTATGTGCCCGAGAACATGGGCATCTTCGGCGACCTGACGGTGCGCGAGAACCTGCTGCTGGCGGCGCGCCGCGCGCGTTCGCTCAAGGAGTTGGACACCACGCGCCTGGACTGGCTGTTCAGCCTCTTCCCGGCGCTGAAGAAGTTCTGGCTCTATCCGGCCGGCAAGCTGAGCGGCGGGCAGAAGCAGATGCTGGCGATCGCGCGCGCGCTGATCGAGCCACGCCGCCTGCTGTTGATCGATGAGCCCTCCAAGGGCCTGGCGCCGGCCATCATCCTGAACCTGATCGCGGCGCTCAAGGAGCTCAAGGCCACCGACACCACGGTGCTGCTGGTGGAGCAGAACTTCATGGTCGCCAAGGCGCTGGGCGACCGCGTCGCGGTGATGGACAACGGCCGCGTCGTGCATGCCGGCGCGATGGCCGAGCTGGCCGCCGACGAGGCGCTGCAGCAGCGCCTGCTGGGCCTCTCGCTGGCCGCACACCAATAA
- a CDS encoding ABC transporter ATP-binding protein yields the protein MLETKNLTIRFGGHVAVDHVSCAFAPGSLTAIVGPNGAGKTTYFNLISGQLRATEGQVLLDGEDLTALSAPLRTRRGLGRAFQLTQLFPHLPVLENVRLAVQARRGIGLKMLSVWLHHRDLIDEAMAILAQVRLAEKSSAIAAALPHGDQRKLEVAMLIALQPKVYMFDEPTAGMSVDEVPVILDLIRELKAQGQHTILLVEHKMDVVRELADRIIVLHNGQLVADGDPAEVIASPVVQNAYLGVAPEEVAA from the coding sequence GTGCTTGAGACCAAGAACCTCACCATCCGCTTCGGCGGCCATGTGGCGGTGGACCATGTGTCCTGCGCCTTCGCGCCCGGCAGCCTGACGGCCATCGTCGGCCCGAATGGCGCCGGCAAGACCACCTACTTCAATCTGATCTCGGGCCAGCTGCGCGCCACCGAGGGTCAGGTCTTGCTGGACGGCGAGGACCTCACCGCGCTGAGCGCGCCGCTGCGCACCCGGCGCGGCCTGGGCCGGGCCTTCCAGCTCACCCAGCTGTTCCCGCACCTGCCGGTGCTGGAGAACGTGCGGCTGGCGGTGCAGGCGCGGCGCGGCATCGGGCTGAAGATGCTGTCGGTCTGGCTGCACCATCGCGACCTCATCGACGAGGCCATGGCCATCCTGGCCCAGGTGCGGCTGGCCGAGAAGTCTTCGGCTATCGCCGCGGCCCTGCCGCATGGCGACCAGCGCAAGCTCGAGGTGGCGATGCTGATCGCCCTGCAACCCAAGGTCTATATGTTCGACGAGCCCACCGCCGGCATGAGCGTGGACGAGGTGCCGGTGATCCTGGACCTGATACGCGAACTCAAGGCCCAGGGCCAGCACACCATCCTGCTGGTGGAGCACAAGATGGACGTGGTGCGCGAGCTGGCGGACCGCATCATCGTGCTGCACAACGGCCAGCTGGTGGCCGATGGCGACCCCGCCGAGGTGATCGCCTCGCCGGTGGTGCAGAACGCCTATCTCGGCGTCGCTCCGGAAGAGGTGGCGGCATGA
- a CDS encoding malonyl-CoA decarboxylase domain-containing protein codes for MSALPPASPRAQRQVLILAHKLLSERGEANSLALARELLGKIARLPPDALAQLFERLAQDFNPDPQAVLAAAQAYAATPNARALLQLTRVSEPPRQELFRRLNRAPGATGLLVRLRRSLLGGLSSHPEWRCVEADLLHLFSSWFNPGFLQMRQVDWNSPAQLLEQIIRHEAVHEIDGWDDLRRRLQPDRRLFAFFHPQLPEEPLIFVEVALLPDMPAGIAPLIDKASATMEPSKFKVAVFYSISNCEPGLRGVSLGNFLIKRVAEHLQREIPRLKTFCTLSPIPGLLAWLRTEPALEAFAPLLKKPQLERLRAARELLRQACGGEWARLSQLQPLAALDGEAQAALQRLCAAYLLACTALPDGDPVARFHLDNGARLERINWMGNRAPKGLQQSCGMMVNYLYDLAKIEGHHEAFTQGEIAYSRAVAALL; via the coding sequence ATGAGCGCATTGCCACCCGCCAGCCCGAGGGCGCAGCGCCAGGTGCTGATCCTGGCCCACAAACTGCTGAGCGAACGCGGCGAGGCCAACAGCCTGGCGCTGGCGCGCGAGCTGCTCGGCAAGATTGCGCGCCTGCCGCCCGATGCGCTGGCGCAGCTGTTCGAGCGCCTGGCGCAGGACTTCAACCCCGACCCGCAGGCCGTGCTGGCCGCCGCCCAGGCCTATGCGGCCACGCCCAACGCGCGCGCGCTGCTGCAGCTCACGCGCGTGAGCGAGCCGCCGCGCCAGGAGCTGTTCCGGCGCCTCAATCGCGCGCCCGGCGCCACCGGCCTGCTGGTGCGCCTGCGCCGCAGCCTGCTCGGGGGCTTGAGCAGCCACCCCGAGTGGCGCTGCGTCGAGGCCGACCTGCTGCATCTGTTCAGCTCCTGGTTCAACCCCGGCTTTCTGCAGATGCGCCAGGTGGACTGGAACTCGCCGGCCCAGCTGCTCGAGCAGATCATCCGCCACGAGGCCGTGCACGAGATCGACGGCTGGGACGATCTGCGCCGCCGCCTGCAGCCCGACCGCCGCCTGTTCGCCTTCTTCCATCCGCAGCTGCCCGAGGAGCCGCTGATCTTCGTCGAGGTGGCCCTGCTGCCCGACATGCCTGCCGGCATCGCGCCGCTGATCGACAAGGCCAGCGCCACCATGGAGCCCAGCAAGTTCAAGGTCGCGGTGTTCTATTCGATCAGCAATTGCGAGCCCGGCCTGCGCGGCGTCTCGCTGGGCAACTTCCTCATCAAGCGCGTCGCCGAGCATCTGCAGCGCGAGATCCCCAGGCTCAAGACCTTCTGCACGCTCTCGCCCATCCCCGGCCTGCTGGCCTGGCTGCGCACCGAGCCGGCGCTGGAGGCCTTCGCGCCGCTGCTGAAGAAGCCCCAGCTCGAACGGCTGCGCGCGGCGCGCGAGCTGCTGCGCCAGGCCTGCGGCGGCGAGTGGGCCCGGCTGAGCCAGCTGCAGCCCCTGGCCGCGCTGGACGGCGAGGCGCAAGCGGCCCTGCAACGCCTGTGCGCCGCCTACCTGCTGGCCTGCACCGCCCTGCCCGACGGCGACCCGGTGGCGCGCTTCCACCTCGACAACGGTGCGAGGCTCGAACGCATCAACTGGATGGGCAACCGCGCACCCAAGGGCCTGCAGCAATCCTGCGGCATGATGGTCAACTATCTCTACGACCTGGCCAAGATCGAGGGCCATCACGAGGCCTTCACCCAGGGCGAGATCGCGTATTCGCGCGCCGTCGCGGCGCTGCTCTGA
- a CDS encoding cysteine-rich CWC family protein — MSAATPPPALDDRCPRCGQPFHCGAQEAHCDCFELKLGEALRQQLAQQYSRCLCIACLRQLQAEQGHAAG, encoded by the coding sequence GTGAGCGCAGCGACACCGCCCCCCGCGCTGGACGATCGCTGCCCGCGCTGCGGCCAGCCCTTTCACTGCGGTGCGCAGGAGGCGCACTGCGACTGCTTCGAGCTCAAGCTCGGCGAGGCGCTGCGCCAGCAGCTGGCGCAGCAGTACAGCCGCTGCCTGTGCATCGCCTGCCTGAGGCAGCTGCAGGCCGAGCAGGGCCACGCGGCGGGCTGA
- a CDS encoding methyl-accepting chemotaxis protein, whose protein sequence is MGKLMLATRLRLAVVLVLMAFVLVIGLLSSRAADSLLSVKMTTTVEQVKAAEKIARSYADKARAGALGEAEAKAAAAAEIGKIRYSGNEYIWINDMGPRMVMHPIKPELNGQDLGSNKDPKGKLLFVEFVKTVRAEGAGYVNYLWPKPGASEPEPKRSYVMGFEPWGWVLGSGVYVDDVAAVSRRDAIFTLGLVVVAGVAALLGVEVFVRSLRRRLGAMRDLMHAVAGGDLSGHIDAGQADEIGQVLGEVLAMQRRLTELVQGIREATASIGTASSEVALGSQDLSTRTEQAAANLQQTAASMQELVQQVRHSTEAAQQTNALADQAAGQARQGAAVMSEVVSTMDGISSASRKISDIIAVIDGVAFQTNILALNAAVEAARAGDQGRGFAVVASEVRSLAQRSAQAAKEIKSLIMDSVERVNSGTQQVGRGGQSMDDILHAVQRVSTTVNEISESSLGQADGIAQVNQAVANLDTMTQQNAALVEQTAAAAESLKQQAASLTELVSVFKIAPAYS, encoded by the coding sequence ATGGGCAAGCTGATGTTGGCGACGCGTCTGCGTCTGGCCGTGGTGTTGGTGCTGATGGCTTTCGTGCTGGTGATCGGGCTGCTCAGCTCGCGTGCCGCGGACAGCCTGCTCTCGGTCAAGATGACCACCACGGTGGAGCAGGTCAAGGCGGCCGAGAAGATCGCGCGCAGCTATGCCGACAAGGCGCGGGCCGGCGCGCTCGGCGAGGCCGAGGCCAAGGCCGCCGCGGCGGCCGAGATCGGCAAGATCCGCTACTCGGGCAACGAGTACATCTGGATCAACGACATGGGGCCGCGCATGGTCATGCACCCCATCAAGCCCGAGCTGAACGGCCAGGATCTCGGCAGCAACAAGGACCCCAAGGGCAAGCTGCTGTTCGTCGAGTTCGTCAAGACGGTGCGCGCCGAGGGCGCCGGCTATGTCAACTATCTCTGGCCCAAGCCGGGCGCCAGCGAGCCCGAGCCCAAGCGCTCCTATGTGATGGGTTTCGAGCCCTGGGGCTGGGTGCTGGGCTCGGGCGTCTATGTGGACGACGTGGCCGCGGTGAGCCGCCGCGACGCCATCTTCACGCTGGGCCTGGTGGTGGTGGCCGGCGTGGCCGCGCTGCTGGGGGTGGAGGTGTTCGTGCGCAGCCTGCGGCGGCGGTTGGGCGCGATGCGCGACCTCATGCATGCGGTGGCCGGCGGCGACCTGAGCGGCCATATCGACGCCGGCCAGGCCGACGAGATCGGCCAGGTGCTGGGCGAGGTGCTGGCGATGCAGCGGCGCCTGACCGAGCTGGTGCAGGGCATACGCGAGGCCACCGCCTCGATCGGCACCGCCTCCAGCGAGGTGGCGCTGGGCAGCCAGGATCTCTCCACCCGCACCGAGCAGGCGGCCGCCAATCTGCAGCAGACCGCGGCCTCGATGCAGGAGCTGGTGCAGCAGGTGCGGCATTCCACCGAAGCGGCGCAGCAGACCAATGCGCTGGCCGATCAGGCCGCCGGGCAGGCGCGCCAGGGCGCGGCGGTGATGAGCGAGGTGGTGTCCACCATGGACGGCATCTCCAGCGCCAGCCGCAAGATCTCCGACATCATCGCGGTGATCGACGGCGTGGCCTTCCAGACCAATATCCTGGCGCTGAATGCCGCGGTGGAGGCGGCGCGCGCCGGCGACCAGGGGCGTGGCTTCGCGGTGGTGGCCTCGGAGGTGCGCAGCCTGGCGCAGCGCTCCGCGCAGGCGGCCAAGGAGATCAAGAGCCTGATCATGGATTCGGTCGAGCGCGTCAACTCCGGCACCCAGCAGGTCGGGCGCGGCGGCCAGTCCATGGACGACATCCTGCATGCGGTGCAGCGCGTCAGCACCACGGTCAACGAGATCAGCGAGTCCAGCCTGGGCCAGGCCGACGGCATTGCCCAGGTGAATCAGGCGGTGGCCAATCTCGACACCATGACGCAGCAGAACGCCGCGCTGGTGGAGCAGACCGCGGCCGCGGCCGAGTCGCTCAAGCAGCAGGCGGCCTCGCTCACCGAGCTGGTGTCGGTGTTCAAGATCGCGCCCGCCTACTCCTGA